In Paraburkholderia aromaticivorans, a single window of DNA contains:
- a CDS encoding RNA-guided endonuclease InsQ/TnpB family protein — MFQQIAEEYATRRKQHRKVKLRWRRSAGARRSLGWIPFKARSVVWRHGQAHFQGLHLGVWDSYGLAGYEFGAGCISEDSRGRWYLNVTVKVKSARPNEANLDLGIDLGLKTFAGFSDERLPNVDAQRFYRDLEPALATAQRARRKSRVKAIHARIANRRKDFLHQLSTRLAREYGAIFVGNVNASALAKGQHSKSVLDAGWSTFRTMLRYKCDDAGVWFDEVDEAFSTQTCSCCASRTGPKGVAGLGIREWKCIHCETTHDRDRNAARNILAVGRDRLAGGIPALSARAAVGHD; from the coding sequence GTGTTTCAGCAGATCGCCGAAGAGTACGCGACGCGCCGCAAACAGCACCGCAAGGTAAAGCTTCGATGGCGTCGCTCGGCCGGCGCGCGACGCTCGCTGGGATGGATTCCATTCAAAGCCCGCTCGGTCGTATGGCGCCATGGTCAGGCCCACTTTCAGGGCCTGCATCTTGGCGTCTGGGACAGCTATGGCCTCGCCGGCTATGAGTTCGGCGCCGGTTGCATCTCCGAGGACAGCCGCGGTCGCTGGTATCTGAACGTGACGGTCAAGGTGAAGTCTGCCCGGCCCAATGAAGCCAACCTGGATCTGGGAATCGACCTCGGGCTCAAGACCTTTGCCGGCTTCTCGGACGAACGTCTTCCCAATGTCGACGCGCAGCGCTTCTACCGCGACCTCGAACCCGCGCTCGCCACTGCCCAGCGAGCACGCAGGAAGAGCCGGGTGAAGGCGATCCATGCCAGGATCGCGAACCGCAGGAAGGACTTTCTGCATCAACTCAGCACCCGGCTCGCTCGCGAGTACGGTGCAATCTTTGTCGGCAACGTGAATGCTTCGGCCCTCGCGAAAGGACAGCACAGCAAGTCTGTGCTCGACGCGGGCTGGTCGACGTTCCGGACCATGCTTCGGTACAAGTGCGATGACGCAGGCGTATGGTTCGATGAGGTCGATGAAGCGTTTTCTACCCAGACCTGTTCGTGCTGCGCGAGCCGCACGGGGCCGAAAGGTGTCGCAGGTCTTGGAATAAGAGAGTGGAAATGCATCCATTGTGAAACGACCCATGATCGTGATCGCAATGCTGCCCGCAACATTCTCGCGGTCGGACGTGACCGCCTCGCAGGAGGAATCCCCGCCCTTTCCGCGCGAGCGGCAGTCGGTCACGACTGA
- a CDS encoding lecithin retinol acyltransferase family protein, with protein sequence MRAYSRLGEDCYRLTTNNCEHFCAWCLWGDRRSDQIDALMALPQRCLHSVVNMLTECVRAKAIGVSTNRLAF encoded by the coding sequence CTGCGGGCTTACTCGCGCCTCGGCGAAGACTGCTACCGGCTGACCACGAACAACTGCGAACATTTCTGCGCGTGGTGTCTGTGGGGCGACCGCCGAAGCGATCAGATCGACGCGCTGATGGCCTTGCCGCAGCGCTGCCTGCATTCAGTGGTCAACATGCTCACGGAATGTGTGCGCGCGAAAGCCATCGGTGTCTCCACCAATCGGCTCGCCTTCTGA
- a CDS encoding sigma-54-dependent Fis family transcriptional regulator: MTDSTARFSASMREGIENLSRRLKFVRQEGHIWLGENRMILLHTATVGSLRKELVDTLGLERTRGLFTRMGFQSGMRDAELARTLRPTASDFGLLELGPCLHVLEGNVRVTPMEVDIDIAHGRYYSDHLWEDSFEAEVHQKIFGLSNTPVCWMQVGYASGYTSALLGCTILYKETLCSGCGDPHCRIVGKPVEEWADGDEMLKLYTPDPVIETLLQLQSEVENLRSLQQEVAQPEELVGASAGFLAAWGLAQRAASSDVTVLLLGETGVGKERFARALHGVSRRHDKPFVAINCAAMPEELLEAELFGVERGAFTGAHQTRIGRFERADTGTLFLDEVGELSASAQAKLLRVLQEGEFERVGGDRVRKVDVRVIGATNVDLAEAVQRRAFRKDLLYRLNVYPVTIPPLRERTDDIPRLVERFIAKYSVRHSKRVLGLTDRAIATLRAHAWPGNVRELENAVERGVILARPGGQITELDLFAALPESVDDSAASLDERGHPLRENADFADALFDHMMRGGVPLDRVDNMLIEAAVERAGGNLSQAARMLGITRPQLAYRWRNRDKAVQPVDK; encoded by the coding sequence GTGACAGACAGCACCGCGCGGTTTTCGGCGAGCATGCGGGAGGGGATCGAGAACCTTTCGCGTCGCCTGAAATTCGTCAGACAGGAGGGACACATCTGGTTGGGGGAGAATCGCATGATCCTTCTTCACACCGCCACAGTCGGCTCCTTGCGCAAGGAGCTCGTCGACACGCTGGGCCTTGAGCGTACGCGCGGCCTGTTCACGCGAATGGGGTTTCAGTCTGGTATGCGAGACGCCGAACTCGCCCGCACGTTACGCCCCACCGCGAGCGACTTCGGCTTGCTCGAGCTCGGGCCTTGCCTGCACGTGCTCGAAGGCAACGTACGAGTAACGCCTATGGAAGTTGATATCGATATCGCCCATGGCAGGTACTACAGCGACCATCTGTGGGAAGACTCCTTCGAAGCCGAGGTGCACCAGAAGATCTTCGGATTGAGCAACACCCCGGTCTGCTGGATGCAGGTCGGCTATGCGAGTGGGTACACGTCGGCGTTGTTGGGGTGCACCATCCTCTATAAGGAGACGCTGTGTTCGGGTTGCGGCGATCCACATTGCCGCATTGTTGGCAAGCCCGTCGAAGAGTGGGCCGACGGGGACGAGATGCTGAAGCTCTACACGCCCGATCCGGTCATCGAAACGCTACTGCAATTGCAAAGCGAAGTGGAAAACCTGCGCTCGCTGCAGCAGGAAGTCGCACAGCCGGAAGAACTGGTCGGTGCATCCGCAGGCTTTCTCGCAGCGTGGGGGCTCGCGCAGCGTGCAGCGTCGAGCGACGTGACCGTATTGTTGCTTGGCGAAACGGGCGTCGGTAAGGAGCGCTTCGCGCGCGCGTTGCACGGCGTGAGCCGGCGACACGACAAGCCCTTCGTCGCGATCAACTGTGCCGCCATGCCGGAGGAGTTGCTCGAAGCTGAGCTGTTTGGCGTTGAGCGCGGCGCGTTTACAGGCGCGCATCAGACCCGGATCGGCCGTTTCGAGCGGGCGGATACCGGAACGCTTTTTCTCGACGAAGTCGGCGAACTCTCGGCGTCGGCGCAGGCCAAGCTTCTGCGTGTACTCCAGGAAGGCGAGTTCGAGCGCGTCGGCGGCGACCGCGTGCGCAAGGTCGATGTGAGGGTCATCGGCGCGACCAATGTCGATTTGGCCGAAGCGGTCCAGCGCCGCGCATTTCGCAAAGATCTGCTGTACCGGCTCAATGTTTATCCAGTCACGATTCCGCCGCTGCGCGAGCGGACCGACGACATTCCGCGCCTCGTCGAAAGATTTATCGCGAAGTACAGCGTGCGGCACAGCAAACGCGTGCTGGGCCTCACCGATCGTGCAATAGCAACGTTGCGCGCCCATGCGTGGCCCGGCAACGTGCGTGAACTCGAAAACGCAGTCGAACGCGGCGTGATCCTCGCCCGCCCGGGGGGCCAGATCACTGAGCTTGATCTGTTCGCTGCTCTGCCGGAATCCGTGGACGACAGCGCCGCATCGCTTGACGAGCGCGGCCATCCCTTGCGCGAAAACGCGGATTTTGCCGATGCCTTGTTCGATCACATGATGCGTGGAGGCGTACCACTCGACCGGGTTGATAACATGCTTATCGAAGCGGCGGTCGAACGTGCGGGCGGCAATCTGAGTCAGGCGGCGAGAATGCTGGGCATCACGCGGCCGCAGCTTGCTTATCGATGGCGCAATCGCGACAAGGCCGTCCAACCCGTGGACAAATGA
- a CDS encoding phenol hydroxylase subunit: MQDPRPLFDRTQRFVRITAQREDGYVEFDFSVGDSDLAVELIMNRTMFDRFCHVNAVRTITQTDEQIDLTRERWRYEG; the protein is encoded by the coding sequence ATGCAAGATCCGAGACCGCTGTTCGACCGAACTCAACGATTCGTTCGGATAACTGCACAACGGGAAGACGGTTATGTCGAATTCGATTTCTCTGTCGGTGACTCCGATCTCGCTGTCGAACTGATCATGAACCGAACCATGTTCGATCGATTTTGCCACGTGAACGCGGTTCGCACGATCACGCAAACTGACGAACAGATCGACCTCACGCGCGAACGGTGGCGATACGAGGGCTAG
- a CDS encoding aromatic/alkene monooxygenase hydroxylase subunit beta, whose protein sequence is MQIEIKTLKAQPLRQTYGHVARRFGDKPASRYQEATYDIQPTTNFHYRPTWAPEFELFDASRTQIRMKDWYALKDPRQYYYGAYVTTRARQQEAAEGAFDLVERRGLLAALSYEWQERLTAGLLPLRHIEWGANMNNTLCADYGYGTAITQACTFCAMDRLGIAQYLSRIGLALDGNTGVALERAKTAWLEAEAWQPMRRLVEDIFVVEDWFETFVAQNLVLDGLLYPLVYQHFDAFAAQHLGASLAMLTEFTQQWQSDHAKWVDAVIRTVTAESPENQQRIVGWVEHYRARTLEALLPVAGTLLDDAGAAALDETSAQFAARLTKLGALPVAAVQP, encoded by the coding sequence ATGCAAATCGAAATCAAGACACTCAAGGCCCAGCCGCTGCGTCAAACCTATGGGCATGTCGCGCGCCGGTTTGGCGACAAGCCAGCTTCGCGTTATCAGGAGGCGACCTACGACATCCAGCCCACCACCAACTTTCACTATCGGCCGACCTGGGCGCCGGAATTCGAGTTGTTCGACGCGAGCCGCACGCAGATCCGCATGAAGGACTGGTACGCGCTGAAGGACCCGCGCCAGTACTACTACGGCGCGTACGTAACGACGCGTGCACGGCAACAGGAAGCGGCCGAAGGCGCGTTTGATCTTGTGGAGCGTCGCGGACTGCTTGCCGCACTGTCGTACGAATGGCAGGAACGCCTGACAGCCGGGCTGCTGCCGCTGCGCCACATCGAATGGGGCGCCAATATGAACAACACGCTGTGCGCCGATTATGGCTACGGCACAGCGATCACGCAGGCCTGCACGTTCTGCGCGATGGATCGGCTCGGCATCGCCCAGTATCTATCGCGTATCGGTCTGGCGCTCGACGGCAACACTGGCGTCGCGCTGGAACGCGCAAAGACCGCGTGGCTGGAAGCCGAGGCATGGCAACCCATGCGGCGCCTCGTCGAGGACATCTTCGTGGTCGAAGACTGGTTCGAGACTTTCGTCGCGCAGAACCTCGTGCTTGACGGCCTGCTGTATCCGCTCGTGTATCAGCACTTCGACGCGTTCGCGGCGCAGCACCTGGGGGCGAGCCTCGCGATGCTCACCGAGTTCACCCAGCAATGGCAGTCCGATCACGCGAAGTGGGTGGACGCGGTGATCCGCACGGTGACCGCCGAATCGCCAGAGAACCAGCAACGAATTGTCGGCTGGGTCGAGCACTATCGCGCCCGCACGCTTGAAGCGCTTCTCCCCGTCGCCGGCACGCTGCTCGACGACGCGGGCGCTGCCGCACTCGATGAAACCAGCGCGCAATTCGCCGCGCGTCTTACGAAGCTCGGCGCATTGCCGGTCGCGGCAGTCCAACCCTGA
- a CDS encoding MmoB/DmpM family protein — protein sequence MQNVYIALQNTDETRAIVAAITAVNPEATVNEYPAMVKIDAPGKLVISRTHVSEELGRDWNIQELQLNLVSLSGNIDETDDAFTLQWHA from the coding sequence ATGCAGAACGTCTACATCGCATTGCAGAACACCGACGAAACGCGCGCGATCGTCGCCGCGATTACCGCCGTGAATCCCGAGGCTACGGTCAATGAGTATCCGGCGATGGTGAAGATCGACGCCCCCGGCAAGCTTGTGATTTCGCGCACCCACGTATCGGAAGAACTGGGCCGCGACTGGAATATCCAGGAGCTGCAACTGAACCTGGTGTCGCTGTCGGGAAACATCGATGAAACCGACGATGCCTTCACGCTGCAATGGCACGCCTGA
- a CDS encoding aromatic/alkene/methane monooxygenase hydroxylase/oxygenase subunit alpha, which translates to MDARKKLNLKDKYALMTRDLGWETSYQPMDKVFPFDQYEGIKIHDWDKWEDPFRMTMDSYWKYQAEKERKLYAIIDSFAQNNGHMNVSDARYINTLKLFLTGVTPLEYAAHRGYAHLGRHFRGVGARVACQMQSIDELRHCQTQVHTLSLYNKYFNGFAEWPHMHDRVWYLSVAKSYFDDAMSAGPFEFITAISFSFEYVLTNLLFMPFMSGAAYNGDMATVTFGFSAQSDESRHMTLGLEVVKFICEQDPGNVPIVQKWLDKWFWRGFRLLTLVGMMMDYMLPKRVMSWSEAWKIYFEDAGGALFKDLERYGLRMPKYHEIATQTKDRVTHEAWAAFYNYGAAANFHTWVPSDEELDWLSAKYPETFDSVYRPRFEYWREQQKAGKRFYNASLPMLCQTCQVPMFFSEPDDPTKIAYRESTYHGMKFHFCSDGCKDIFEGEPEKYVQAWLPVHQIYQGNCGGASLDDVLKYYNLNPGHDNLDFAGSPDERNWNAWKDASGAHAPSE; encoded by the coding sequence ATGGACGCACGCAAGAAGCTGAACCTGAAAGACAAGTACGCGCTAATGACGCGCGATCTCGGCTGGGAAACCAGTTATCAGCCGATGGACAAGGTGTTCCCTTTCGATCAATACGAGGGCATCAAGATCCATGACTGGGATAAATGGGAAGACCCGTTTCGCATGACGATGGACTCTTACTGGAAGTATCAGGCGGAAAAGGAACGCAAGCTTTACGCGATCATCGATTCGTTCGCGCAGAACAACGGGCACATGAACGTCTCGGACGCGCGTTATATCAACACGCTCAAGCTGTTCCTGACCGGCGTAACGCCGCTCGAATACGCAGCGCATCGCGGCTACGCGCATCTGGGTCGTCATTTTCGCGGAGTCGGTGCGCGGGTGGCCTGCCAGATGCAGTCGATCGACGAACTGCGCCACTGTCAGACACAGGTCCATACGCTGTCGCTCTACAACAAGTATTTCAATGGTTTCGCCGAGTGGCCGCATATGCACGACCGTGTCTGGTATCTGTCGGTGGCGAAGTCGTACTTCGACGATGCAATGAGCGCCGGTCCGTTCGAATTCATCACGGCCATTTCGTTTTCGTTCGAATACGTGCTGACGAACCTGCTATTTATGCCGTTCATGTCGGGCGCGGCATACAACGGTGATATGGCCACCGTCACGTTTGGCTTCTCTGCGCAGTCGGATGAATCGCGGCATATGACGCTCGGCCTCGAAGTCGTGAAGTTCATCTGTGAGCAGGATCCCGGCAATGTGCCGATCGTGCAGAAGTGGCTCGACAAATGGTTCTGGCGCGGCTTCCGGCTGCTGACGCTGGTCGGCATGATGATGGACTACATGCTGCCCAAGCGCGTGATGTCGTGGTCGGAGGCGTGGAAGATCTATTTCGAGGACGCGGGTGGCGCGCTCTTCAAGGACCTAGAGCGCTATGGCCTGCGTATGCCGAAGTATCACGAGATCGCGACGCAGACCAAAGATCGCGTCACGCACGAGGCGTGGGCGGCGTTCTACAACTATGGCGCAGCAGCTAACTTCCACACCTGGGTGCCGTCCGACGAAGAACTCGACTGGCTCTCCGCCAAATATCCGGAGACCTTCGACAGCGTGTACCGGCCGCGCTTCGAATACTGGCGCGAACAGCAGAAGGCGGGCAAGCGCTTCTACAACGCCAGTCTGCCGATGCTGTGCCAGACCTGCCAGGTGCCGATGTTCTTCAGCGAGCCGGACGACCCGACGAAGATCGCCTACCGCGAATCGACCTATCACGGAATGAAGTTCCACTTCTGCTCGGATGGCTGCAAGGACATCTTCGAAGGCGAGCCCGAAAAGTATGTGCAGGCGTGGCTGCCGGTGCACCAGATCTATCAGGGCAACTGTGGCGGCGCGTCGCTCGACGACGTTCTCAAGTACTACAACCTCAACCCCGGTCACGACAATCTCGACTTCGCGGGCTCGCCCGACGAGCGCAACTGGAATGCGTGGAAAGACGCATCCGGCGCTCACGCCCCGAGCGAATGA
- a CDS encoding phenol hydroxylase subunit P4, which produces MSITAIKPYAFEPADRESQFHGNRLLYIGWEDHLMFAAPLCVPVPPDMTFGALMADVLPGLYGAHPDFAAIDWPTAQWFRSGEPWQPDSERSLADNGLVHKDVIRLRTPGLTGIGGSCS; this is translated from the coding sequence ATGAGCATCACCGCGATCAAACCCTACGCGTTCGAACCGGCCGACCGCGAGTCGCAGTTTCATGGCAACCGGCTGCTCTACATCGGCTGGGAGGACCACCTGATGTTCGCCGCACCGCTATGCGTGCCGGTGCCGCCTGACATGACGTTCGGCGCGCTGATGGCGGACGTGCTGCCGGGCCTGTATGGCGCCCATCCCGATTTCGCCGCGATCGACTGGCCCACCGCACAGTGGTTCAGATCCGGTGAGCCGTGGCAGCCGGACAGCGAGCGCTCGCTTGCCGATAACGGTCTCGTTCATAAGGACGTGATCCGTCTGCGGACACCCGGCCTGACTGGCATTGGTGGTTCGTGCAGCTAA
- a CDS encoding NADH:ubiquinone reductase (Na(+)-transporting) subunit F yields the protein MDYTVRIEPLGQTIGIEAGQTLLDACLRQGVWLPHACCHGLCATCKVQVVDGEIEQGDASDFALMDFEREEGKCLACCATPMSDLVIEADIDEDPDAQNLPLQDYTGTVVAIEDATPTIRVIRLAVESAERVAFQAGQYLNLHVPGCGQPRAFSLASAPHDGEIEMHIRRVPDGAATGWLHDELQPGAQLKFAAPFGRFFVRKQAQVPTIFLAGGSGLSSPKSMILDLLNEGSTLPITLIHGARTCDELYFEAFFNELAERYPNFRYLPALSGEPSDSNWRGSRGFVHEVLNELYSDAAGIADFRGHKAYLCGPPPMVEACIKTLMQGRLFERDIYTEQFLSAADANAAARSPLFRI from the coding sequence ATGGACTACACCGTACGTATTGAACCGCTCGGCCAGACTATCGGCATTGAAGCGGGGCAGACGCTGCTCGATGCCTGTTTGCGCCAGGGTGTGTGGCTTCCGCATGCCTGCTGTCACGGGCTGTGTGCGACCTGCAAGGTGCAGGTCGTCGATGGCGAGATCGAGCAGGGCGACGCGTCGGACTTCGCGTTGATGGACTTCGAGCGGGAAGAGGGCAAGTGCCTGGCGTGCTGCGCGACGCCGATGTCCGATCTCGTGATCGAAGCTGACATCGACGAAGACCCGGACGCCCAAAATTTGCCGCTGCAAGATTATACCGGCACGGTCGTGGCGATCGAAGATGCGACGCCCACCATTCGCGTGATCCGGCTCGCGGTGGAGAGCGCCGAACGTGTTGCGTTTCAGGCAGGCCAGTACCTGAACCTGCATGTGCCGGGCTGCGGGCAGCCGCGCGCATTTTCACTCGCCAGTGCTCCGCATGACGGCGAGATCGAGATGCACATCCGTCGTGTGCCGGACGGGGCCGCGACCGGCTGGCTGCATGACGAACTGCAACCGGGCGCGCAACTGAAGTTCGCCGCGCCGTTCGGGCGCTTCTTCGTGCGCAAACAGGCACAGGTGCCGACAATCTTCCTCGCGGGCGGCTCGGGACTGTCAAGCCCGAAGTCGATGATCCTCGATCTGCTGAACGAAGGCTCGACGTTGCCGATCACGTTGATCCACGGTGCCCGCACATGCGACGAACTCTATTTCGAAGCGTTCTTCAACGAACTGGCTGAGCGCTACCCGAATTTCCGCTACCTGCCAGCCCTGTCGGGCGAACCATCCGACAGCAATTGGCGGGGCTCGCGCGGTTTCGTGCACGAGGTTCTGAACGAGCTGTACTCCGACGCCGCAGGCATTGCCGATTTTCGCGGTCACAAGGCGTATCTGTGTGGGCCGCCGCCGATGGTCGAGGCGTGTATCAAGACGCTGATGCAGGGCCGCCTGTTCGAACGGGACATCTACACGGAGCAGTTCCTGTCAGCGGCGGATGCGAACGCGGCGGCCAGAAGCCCGCTGTTCCGCATCTGA
- a CDS encoding 2Fe-2S iron-sulfur cluster-binding protein, with translation MTWRIEVENTGDTFSCTGDATVLHAMAATGGRGIPLGCRGGGCGVCKVQVVSGRYHACKMSRACVSAEEEVCGTVLACRIRPLTDLSVRVVGKMARCIDKARARAVTEERHESIQQQQAPGGV, from the coding sequence ATGACCTGGCGGATCGAAGTTGAAAACACCGGCGACACGTTCAGCTGTACGGGGGACGCCACGGTGCTGCATGCGATGGCGGCAACAGGTGGGCGAGGCATTCCGCTTGGCTGTCGCGGCGGTGGCTGCGGTGTGTGCAAGGTGCAGGTGGTGAGCGGCCGCTATCACGCCTGCAAGATGAGCCGCGCGTGCGTAAGCGCCGAAGAGGAAGTGTGCGGCACGGTGCTCGCATGCCGGATCCGTCCGCTCACGGATCTGTCTGTGCGTGTGGTCGGCAAGATGGCGCGCTGTATCGACAAGGCGCGAGCCAGAGCGGTGACGGAAGAACGCCACGAATCTATCCAGCAGCAACAGGCGCCAGGCGGCGTCTGA
- a CDS encoding catechol 2,3-dioxygenase — protein sequence MALQGVLRPGHIALRVLEIGPALKHYIDVLGLHETGRDAQGRVYLKAWDEHDHHSVVLREADEPGMDYLGFRVDSEVTLDRLADAVKESGYVKDFVWMEAGEHLHTGRRFRFTVPTGHSIELFATKHKVGSATGDVNPDPWPDGLRGMSPSRFDHCLLYGDEFDDTVKLFRDVLGFSLAEQVVTPEGMQIAAFLTCSNKAHDIAFIRHAEKNKFHHVSFQLDSWGDVLKAADLISKHDVALDIGPTRHGITRGATIYFFDPSGNRNEVFAGGYIHYPDKPTITWHDKDLGRAIFYHDRKLNEAFLSVLT from the coding sequence ATGGCATTGCAAGGCGTACTGCGACCCGGCCATATTGCGCTGCGGGTCCTCGAAATCGGTCCGGCGTTGAAGCACTACATCGACGTGCTTGGCCTGCATGAAACCGGCCGCGACGCGCAGGGGCGCGTCTATCTGAAGGCATGGGACGAACACGACCATCACAGTGTCGTGCTGCGCGAAGCGGACGAGCCGGGCATGGATTACCTCGGCTTTCGCGTCGACAGCGAAGTGACACTCGACCGGCTCGCGGATGCCGTGAAGGAGTCCGGTTACGTAAAAGACTTCGTCTGGATGGAAGCTGGCGAACATCTGCATACGGGACGGCGTTTCCGCTTCACTGTGCCAACGGGCCATTCGATCGAGCTCTTTGCCACGAAACACAAGGTCGGCAGCGCGACTGGCGATGTGAATCCCGATCCCTGGCCCGACGGCCTGCGCGGCATGTCGCCGAGCCGCTTCGATCACTGCCTGCTATATGGCGACGAATTCGACGATACCGTAAAGCTCTTTCGCGACGTGCTTGGTTTTTCGCTGGCCGAGCAGGTCGTGACGCCGGAAGGCATGCAGATCGCCGCGTTCCTGACGTGCTCGAACAAGGCCCATGACATCGCGTTTATCCGCCATGCCGAGAAAAACAAGTTTCACCACGTGTCATTCCAACTCGACAGTTGGGGCGACGTGCTCAAGGCCGCGGATCTGATTTCCAAGCACGACGTTGCGCTCGACATCGGACCGACACGGCACGGCATCACGCGCGGCGCAACGATCTATTTCTTCGATCCGTCCGGCAACCGCAACGAGGTCTTCGCGGGCGGCTATATCCACTACCCGGACAAGCCGACTATCACGTGGCATGACAAGGACCTGGGGCGTGCGATTTTCTATCACGACCGCAAGCTCAACGAGGCCTTCCTGAGCGTGTTGACCTGA
- a CDS encoding 2-hydroxymuconic semialdehyde dehydrogenase — protein MTEFKNFIGGEWVGTDRTFEDRNPVDNRVIGLVHEAGRAQVDAAVQAARAALHGPWARMTLPQRVELLYAVADGINRRFDDFLAAEIADTGKPHALASHVDIPRGAANFKVFADMIRNVPTESFAMATPDGGEALNYGVRTPRGVIAVVCPWNLPLLLMTWKVAPALACGNTVVVKPSEETPATATLLGEVMNEVGVPKGVYNVVHGFGPDSAGAFLTEHPDVNAITFTGETRTGEAIMKAAANGVRPVSFELGGKNAGIVFADCDFDAAVAGIARSAFENTGQVCLGTERVYVQRPIYERFVGALAARAKALRPGRPDVEGTTFGPLISQTHRSKVLSYYEQARTDGAVVVTGGGVPDMAAGLKEGAWIEPTIWTGLPESSRVIREEIFGPCCHIAPFDDEAEVIAKANDTPYGLAATVWTRDTGTAHRMARSLDVGICWINSWFLRDLRTAFGGAKQSGIGREGGIHSLEFYTELRNVCVKL, from the coding sequence ATGACTGAATTCAAGAACTTCATTGGTGGCGAGTGGGTCGGCACGGATCGTACCTTCGAAGACCGCAACCCGGTCGACAACCGTGTGATCGGGCTCGTGCACGAGGCTGGCCGCGCACAGGTCGACGCGGCGGTACAGGCCGCGCGCGCGGCCCTGCACGGGCCATGGGCGCGCATGACGCTGCCGCAGCGGGTCGAACTGCTGTATGCGGTGGCCGACGGCATCAACCGGCGCTTTGACGATTTCCTCGCTGCTGAAATCGCCGACACCGGCAAGCCGCACGCGCTGGCGAGTCACGTCGATATTCCGCGTGGCGCGGCGAACTTCAAGGTGTTCGCCGACATGATTCGCAATGTGCCCACCGAAAGTTTCGCAATGGCGACGCCGGACGGTGGCGAAGCGCTCAACTATGGTGTGCGCACTCCGCGCGGTGTGATCGCGGTAGTGTGTCCGTGGAATCTGCCGCTGCTGCTGATGACATGGAAGGTTGCACCGGCGCTCGCATGTGGCAATACGGTGGTGGTAAAGCCGTCCGAAGAGACCCCGGCTACCGCAACGCTGCTTGGCGAAGTGATGAACGAAGTGGGCGTCCCGAAGGGAGTGTACAACGTTGTGCACGGCTTCGGACCTGACTCGGCGGGTGCGTTCCTGACCGAGCATCCCGACGTGAACGCGATCACTTTCACCGGCGAGACGCGCACCGGCGAAGCGATCATGAAGGCCGCCGCGAACGGTGTGCGGCCCGTCTCGTTCGAACTTGGCGGCAAGAACGCGGGCATCGTTTTCGCCGACTGCGATTTCGACGCAGCCGTGGCGGGTATCGCGCGTTCCGCATTTGAAAACACCGGACAGGTGTGCCTCGGTACGGAGCGCGTCTACGTGCAACGGCCGATCTATGAGCGTTTTGTCGGCGCGCTTGCGGCACGCGCGAAGGCGCTGCGTCCAGGCCGCCCCGACGTGGAAGGCACGACCTTCGGTCCGCTGATTTCGCAGACGCATCGCAGCAAGGTTCTGTCGTACTACGAGCAGGCGCGCACTGACGGCGCGGTGGTCGTCACGGGCGGCGGCGTACCCGACATGGCGGCCGGGTTGAAAGAGGGTGCGTGGATCGAGCCGACGATCTGGACCGGCCTGCCGGAGAGCTCGCGTGTGATTCGCGAGGAAATCTTCGGCCCTTGCTGTCACATCGCGCCGTTCGACGACGAAGCCGAGGTGATCGCGAAAGCCAACGACACGCCGTATGGTCTTGCCGCCACTGTATGGACGCGCGACACGGGCACCGCGCATCGCATGGCGCGCTCGCTCGACGTGGGCATCTGCTGGATCAATTCGTGGTTCCTGCGCGATCTGCGCACCGCGTTCGGTGGCGCGAAACAGTCGGGGATCGGCCGCGAAGGCGGGATCCATTCGCTCGAGTTCTATACCGAGCTGCGCAATGTCTGCGTCAAGTTGTGA